A genomic window from Sphingobacterium spiritivorum includes:
- a CDS encoding SdiA-regulated domain-containing protein, whose amino-acid sequence MNRSVFMLSLALSLSSYAFQACSQKANTNKTKETASATSATDKTFPYQLDKGQPTELPDELQEISGITFLPDNKEWIYAIQDEKGLLYSYNLINKQLSSVPFEKDGDYEDLAVSNSHFIILKSNGTLYTFPITEKNNIQQVKTFKDLLPKGEYEGLATDPVHQLVFALCKSCSADKKKAQTSGYIFKINETGDLEANGGFTLNINQLKQFDSSFSKTFKPSALTKRVTTNEWYILSSVDKALVITDDKWNVKSVSPLSRKQHAQPEGIAFDADDNLYISNEAGNKDKAILYKFELLK is encoded by the coding sequence ATGAATCGCTCCGTCTTTATGTTATCCCTGGCGCTATCTTTAAGCTCCTATGCTTTTCAGGCCTGCTCTCAGAAAGCCAATACTAATAAAACAAAAGAAACAGCATCTGCAACATCGGCAACTGATAAAACTTTTCCTTATCAACTGGATAAGGGACAGCCAACGGAATTGCCCGACGAATTGCAGGAAATTTCCGGAATTACCTTCTTACCGGATAATAAGGAGTGGATTTATGCCATTCAGGACGAAAAGGGCTTATTGTACTCCTATAACCTTATAAACAAACAGCTCTCTTCTGTCCCTTTTGAAAAAGATGGTGATTATGAAGATTTAGCGGTCAGCAACAGTCATTTTATTATTCTAAAGAGTAACGGTACGTTGTATACTTTCCCCATTACCGAGAAAAACAATATTCAGCAGGTCAAAACCTTTAAGGACCTATTACCAAAGGGAGAATATGAAGGTCTGGCCACTGACCCTGTGCACCAACTGGTGTTTGCGTTGTGTAAATCCTGTTCCGCTGACAAAAAGAAAGCACAAACGTCCGGCTATATCTTCAAAATAAATGAGACCGGAGATTTAGAAGCGAACGGAGGATTCACTCTAAATATTAACCAGTTAAAACAATTTGACAGCAGTTTCTCTAAAACATTCAAACCGTCGGCTTTGACAAAGCGGGTCACAACTAATGAATGGTATATTCTTTCATCAGTAGATAAAGCGTTGGTCATCACAGATGACAAGTGGAATGTAAAGTCTGTTTCTCCCTTAAGCCGCAAACAACATGCACAGCCGGAAGGGATTGCATTCGATGCGGATGACAACTTGTATATCAGCAATGAGGCCGGCAATAAAGACAAAGCGATATTATATAAATTTGAACTGCTTAAATAA
- a CDS encoding Pycsar system effector family protein, producing the protein MEYDLILQKVQAYVSDFIKQHKIAELCFHNDSHTSEVVSAATEIAHHYALNKEDLFIVLCAAYFHDLGYFHGGAKQHESRGAQLARTFLEEQSIDKHIQDQVVGCIMATRMPQQPTNLLEQILCDADLFHLGGENFETRNKLMRKEAETVGGKKIGKEEWRKQTIALMQQHHYHTDYAREKLNREKDKNLKILLDKEKKEGKQLTEDNLFKKNEERQKKPERGIETMFRITSSNNQRLSDMADNKANILLTVNSIILSMVIAVLLRKLDSNEHLVIPTIMLLSFSVSTMVVAILSTIPKVPPGVFTQEEINKKTVNLLFFGNFYKMKLEEYKEGMNRVMDDSEFLYGMLTKDVYAQGVVLGRKYKLLRIAYAIFMLGLILSSISFLISVSI; encoded by the coding sequence ATGGAATACGACCTGATCCTCCAAAAAGTGCAAGCCTATGTTTCAGACTTTATAAAGCAACATAAAATTGCCGAGCTATGCTTTCATAATGATTCACATACTTCAGAGGTAGTAAGTGCGGCTACTGAGATCGCACATCATTATGCGCTGAATAAAGAAGATCTGTTTATTGTCTTATGTGCGGCTTATTTCCATGATCTTGGTTACTTCCATGGTGGAGCAAAGCAACATGAAAGCAGGGGTGCACAACTCGCCCGGACATTTCTTGAAGAACAGAGTATAGATAAGCATATTCAGGACCAGGTAGTCGGTTGCATTATGGCAACCCGAATGCCGCAGCAACCAACTAATCTATTAGAGCAGATATTATGCGATGCCGATCTGTTTCATTTAGGCGGCGAGAATTTTGAGACACGCAATAAACTTATGCGTAAAGAAGCAGAAACAGTAGGAGGGAAGAAGATTGGCAAGGAAGAGTGGAGAAAGCAAACAATAGCACTTATGCAGCAGCATCACTATCATACTGATTATGCCAGAGAGAAGCTGAATAGGGAGAAAGATAAAAATCTAAAAATATTATTGGATAAAGAGAAGAAAGAAGGGAAGCAGCTTACTGAAGATAATTTATTTAAAAAGAATGAAGAACGGCAAAAGAAACCCGAACGCGGAATAGAAACCATGTTTCGGATTACATCATCCAATAATCAACGCCTGAGTGATATGGCTGATAATAAAGCGAATATTCTATTGACTGTTAATTCCATTATTCTTTCTATGGTCATAGCGGTATTATTAAGAAAGCTGGATAGCAACGAACATTTAGTTATTCCTACTATAATGCTTTTGTCCTTCAGTGTATCCACAATGGTGGTCGCGATATTGTCCACTATTCCGAAGGTGCCCCCGGGAGTATTCACACAGGAAGAGATCAATAAAAAAACGGTAAACCTCTTGTTTTTCGGCAATTTTTATAAAATGAAACTGGAGGAATATAAGGAAGGAATGAACCGGGTGATGGATGACAGCGAATTCTTGTACGGGATGCTGACAAAAGATGTATATGCACAAGGTGTGGTTCTGGGAAGAAAATACAAGCTGCTACGTATCGCATATGCAATATTTATGCTAGGTTTGATCCTTTCTTCTATATCTTTTTTGATTTCCGTAAGTATATAA
- a CDS encoding SRPBCC family protein, whose product MKDFKKYFIIPATPDEVYLALTTEITARLWTGDEASIDPVEGGEFSMWDGAIIGKFISLEPSKKIVQQWYFGEQEEPSIVTLKLHEHKKGTSLEVNHIHIPDEAFDDIADGWSNPYMASLIEFYEED is encoded by the coding sequence ATGAAAGATTTTAAAAAATATTTTATAATACCCGCAACTCCGGATGAGGTATATCTGGCACTTACAACAGAGATTACTGCACGCTTATGGACAGGGGACGAAGCATCCATAGATCCTGTAGAAGGTGGAGAATTTTCGATGTGGGACGGAGCGATCATAGGAAAGTTTATCAGCTTAGAACCAAGTAAAAAGATTGTACAGCAATGGTATTTCGGTGAACAGGAAGAGCCTTCTATTGTTACACTAAAACTACATGAACATAAAAAAGGAACATCTCTTGAAGTTAATCACATTCATATTCCTGATGAAGCATTTGATGATATTGCAGATGGCTGGAGTAACCCATATATGGCTTCATTAATCGAATTTTACGAAGAAGATTAA
- a CDS encoding methyltransferase RsmF C-terminal domain-like protein has protein sequence MSNILPNSLIRKLGANPLFDEQAFIDIHEKGERQSSIRINEKKITAAPFAHAEPIPWCDRGFYLEERPSFTLDPLYHAGCYYSQDASSMFISHIIQHLKLDGEPLKALDLCAAPGGKTTLLNSYLHPQSLLVANEIIKTRVPILMENMVRWGNSNVVITNNDPSAFKRLPGYFDLLLIDAPCSGSGMFRKDSGAIDEWSEANVKLCSERQQRILAEAMDCLKTDGILLYSTCSYSQEENEDIADWLVKEYGLKSIQIPVGEEWGIEETQSDISACFGYRFYPHKVKGEGFFITAFVKTEFQETFNRKKIKPEKSDVPNGIIEHWLNNASTHTAFLHHENVHIFPKDYETDLKILQNVLYLKNAGTNIGKLAGKELIPAHGLALSTAIKANIPTLELTLEEAQNYLRKENIDPEHSLKNGWTLVTYKNVKLGWIKILANRINNYYPKESRIAYL, from the coding sequence ATGAGTAATATTCTCCCCAATTCCTTAATTCGCAAATTAGGAGCTAATCCATTGTTTGATGAGCAAGCTTTTATCGATATTCACGAGAAGGGGGAAAGGCAGAGTTCAATCCGTATCAATGAAAAGAAAATAACAGCAGCTCCATTCGCTCATGCAGAACCAATTCCCTGGTGTGACCGTGGGTTTTATCTCGAAGAAAGGCCTTCTTTTACTTTAGACCCTTTATATCATGCGGGATGTTATTATTCTCAGGATGCATCATCTATGTTTATTTCTCATATTATCCAACATCTTAAACTTGATGGCGAGCCGCTTAAAGCATTGGATCTATGTGCTGCACCCGGAGGAAAAACCACTCTTTTAAATAGTTATCTTCATCCGCAGAGTCTTTTGGTTGCTAACGAAATTATAAAGACACGGGTACCTATTTTAATGGAAAATATGGTGCGTTGGGGTAATTCCAATGTTGTAATAACTAATAATGATCCCAGTGCTTTTAAAAGACTGCCGGGATATTTTGATTTGCTGTTGATTGATGCTCCATGTTCCGGTTCAGGAATGTTTCGTAAAGATAGCGGAGCTATAGATGAATGGTCCGAGGCTAATGTAAAGCTTTGCAGTGAACGCCAGCAACGAATTTTGGCTGAAGCGATGGATTGCCTTAAAACGGATGGTATTCTTCTATATTCAACGTGTTCCTATTCACAGGAGGAAAATGAAGATATTGCAGATTGGCTAGTAAAGGAGTATGGACTAAAATCTATTCAGATTCCTGTTGGTGAAGAGTGGGGAATCGAAGAAACACAATCTGATATTTCAGCATGCTTTGGCTATAGATTCTACCCGCATAAGGTTAAAGGTGAAGGTTTTTTCATCACTGCATTTGTCAAAACAGAATTTCAGGAAACATTTAACAGAAAAAAGATCAAACCTGAAAAATCGGATGTTCCGAATGGAATTATAGAGCATTGGTTAAATAATGCGTCAACACATACAGCTTTTCTTCATCATGAGAATGTGCATATATTTCCCAAAGATTATGAAACAGACCTGAAGATTCTGCAGAATGTACTTTACCTGAAGAATGCCGGAACAAATATTGGTAAACTGGCTGGTAAAGAGCTTATTCCGGCACATGGACTAGCATTAAGTACAGCTATTAAAGCTAATATTCCCACTCTTGAGCTCACATTGGAGGAAGCACAGAATTACCTGCGGAAGGAGAATATTGATCCGGAGCATAGTTTGAAGAATGGTTGGACGTTGGTCACCTATAAAAATGTAAAATTGGGGTGGATAAAGATCCTGGCGAACAGAATCAATAATTATTATCCGAAGGAAAGTAGAATAGCTTATTTATAA
- the coaBC gene encoding bifunctional phosphopantothenoylcysteine decarboxylase/phosphopantothenate--cysteine ligase CoaBC, producing the protein MSLQGKNIVIGVCGSIAAYKIATLVRLLVKEKAAVQVIMTPDAVEFITPLTLSTLSNKPVLVDYFDKKTGSWNNHVHLGLEADLLLIAPATANTLAKMANGQCDNLLTAVYLSAKCPVFVAPAMDLDMWKHPATQRNIALLKSYNNAIIHPGTGELASGLTGEGRLAEPEEILALLSDYFTRSQPLSGKKALVTAGPTYEAIDPVRFIGNHSSGKMGYAIAEELKNQGAQVTLVSGPTHLSAPSDVNRISVISANQMLEAVNTCFDTADIIVMSAAVADYTPETVADQKIKKKEDTFAIPLKKTTDILATLGKRKTDKQVLIGFALETNNELENAKGKLQKKNLDYIILNSMQDKGAGFSTDTNKVTIIAKDGTLKEFSLKTKQEVAKDICNIILRHPYPSN; encoded by the coding sequence ATGTCTTTACAAGGCAAAAATATTGTAATTGGTGTATGCGGCAGTATTGCCGCATACAAAATTGCGACTCTCGTAAGACTCCTTGTAAAAGAAAAAGCAGCCGTACAGGTCATTATGACTCCGGATGCAGTCGAATTTATTACTCCGCTCACTCTTTCTACCCTTTCCAACAAACCTGTACTGGTCGATTATTTTGACAAGAAAACCGGTTCATGGAATAATCATGTTCACCTCGGGCTGGAAGCCGACCTTTTACTGATCGCTCCTGCCACGGCTAATACTTTAGCCAAAATGGCGAACGGACAATGTGACAACCTTCTTACAGCTGTTTATTTATCCGCCAAATGTCCTGTTTTTGTTGCTCCTGCTATGGATCTGGACATGTGGAAGCACCCGGCGACACAGCGCAACATTGCATTGTTAAAGAGTTATAACAATGCCATAATACATCCGGGTACCGGAGAACTTGCCAGTGGTCTGACAGGCGAAGGACGCCTCGCCGAACCGGAGGAGATTTTAGCGCTCCTAAGCGACTACTTTACCCGGAGCCAACCCTTGTCGGGTAAAAAAGCTTTAGTTACGGCAGGCCCCACCTATGAAGCTATTGATCCTGTCCGTTTTATCGGTAATCATTCCAGCGGAAAAATGGGATATGCAATTGCTGAAGAATTGAAAAATCAGGGCGCTCAAGTCACATTAGTATCCGGACCTACACACTTAAGTGCACCAAGTGATGTAAACAGAATTTCTGTTATCTCTGCTAATCAAATGCTGGAGGCTGTAAATACATGTTTTGACACGGCTGATATTATCGTCATGAGTGCTGCAGTAGCAGATTATACTCCTGAAACAGTGGCAGATCAGAAGATCAAAAAGAAAGAAGATACTTTTGCTATTCCTCTCAAAAAGACGACCGATATACTGGCAACCTTAGGTAAGAGAAAAACAGACAAACAAGTGCTTATCGGTTTTGCGCTGGAGACAAATAACGAGCTTGAGAATGCAAAAGGCAAGCTACAAAAGAAGAATCTGGATTATATTATCCTCAACTCTATGCAAGATAAAGGCGCCGGATTTTCTACAGATACAAATAAAGTAACGATTATTGCTAAAGACGGAACCTTAAAAGAGTTTTCTCTAAAAACTAAACAGGAAGTGGCCAAAGATATCTGTAATATCATCCTTCGGCATCCCTATCCTTCAAATTGA
- a CDS encoding DNA-directed RNA polymerase subunit omega, whose translation MSQTNNNSLPNSTVTRDLRQLDKGTDNLYESIVVISKRANQVAVDMKEELNGKLAEFASNNDNLEEVFENREQIEISKHYERMPKPTLVAIDEFLHDKVYFRNPSKEQE comes from the coding sequence ATGAGTCAAACAAATAATAACAGTCTTCCAAATTCAACGGTTACACGTGATTTGAGACAATTGGATAAAGGTACTGATAACCTATACGAGTCTATCGTTGTCATTTCCAAAAGAGCTAATCAGGTTGCTGTTGACATGAAAGAAGAGTTAAACGGTAAGCTTGCTGAATTTGCCAGTAACAACGATAATCTGGAAGAAGTATTCGAAAACCGCGAACAGATCGAGATTTCTAAGCACTATGAGCGTATGCCTAAGCCTACTCTTGTAGCTATCGATGAATTCCTTCACGATAAAGTGTACTTCAGAAACCCTTCTAAAGAACAAGAATAA
- a CDS encoding outer membrane protein assembly factor BamD, protein MFLNRRLVAVVAGLLLIVFISGCKSKFEKLRASNNLALKYQEAVKFYEKKKYTKALALFDDLMQRYRGQAEAEDLYYYTAYTNYRLKDYTSARYHFKQFAQTFPNSAKAEECRFMTAYCFYLDSPRSSLDQENTRKAIDELQLFVNLYPESEKAKEASDLIQQLRDKLEKKAFSNAKLYYDMGLNDDYKAAVIALENVLKDYPDTKYAEEINYLIIKAQFRYAEKSTPRRQEERYSKVIDYYQDFVDDYPESKHRKEVDDIRKDSETNMAVAIKRWNEIKKSIEEQERELGVNQQRESTEEVKK, encoded by the coding sequence ATGTTTTTAAATAGGCGTTTAGTGGCAGTTGTTGCCGGATTATTGCTCATTGTATTTATTAGTGGCTGTAAGAGCAAGTTTGAGAAGTTGCGGGCCAGCAATAATTTGGCTTTAAAATACCAGGAGGCTGTCAAATTTTACGAAAAAAAGAAATATACGAAAGCCTTAGCCCTATTTGACGACTTAATGCAACGTTACAGAGGACAGGCCGAAGCGGAAGATTTATATTACTATACAGCATATACAAACTACCGTCTAAAAGACTATACTTCTGCTCGTTATCATTTCAAACAGTTTGCACAGACTTTTCCAAACAGTGCAAAAGCTGAGGAATGCCGGTTTATGACGGCTTATTGTTTTTACCTGGATTCCCCGCGGTCTTCACTGGATCAGGAAAATACACGTAAGGCTATCGATGAGCTGCAATTGTTTGTCAATCTTTATCCGGAATCTGAGAAAGCAAAAGAAGCCTCAGATCTGATTCAGCAATTAAGGGATAAACTGGAGAAAAAAGCATTTTCAAATGCTAAGCTATATTACGATATGGGGCTTAATGATGATTACAAAGCCGCTGTTATCGCATTAGAGAATGTACTTAAAGACTATCCGGATACAAAGTATGCTGAAGAGATCAATTATCTGATTATCAAAGCGCAATTCAGATATGCCGAAAAAAGTACGCCTCGCAGACAGGAAGAACGTTACAGCAAGGTAATTGATTATTATCAGGACTTTGTAGATGATTATCCGGAAAGCAAACACCGTAAAGAAGTAGATGATATCAGAAAAGATTCTGAAACAAATATGGCCGTAGCTATCAAAAGATGGAACGAGATCAAAAAATCTATTGAAGAACAAGAAAGAGAGTTGGGTGTTAACCAACAACGTGAAAGTACTGAAGAAGTAAAGAAATAA
- a CDS encoding NifU family protein encodes MTLHERVEQALDTIRPYLETDGGNVSLEEITPENVVKLKLTGACASCSMSIMTFKAGLEQAIKKAVPEITSVEALNITSADDPNATIPSPKVL; translated from the coding sequence ATGACGTTACACGAGAGAGTTGAACAGGCCTTAGATACAATTAGACCTTATTTAGAGACAGATGGAGGTAATGTAAGTTTAGAGGAAATCACACCTGAGAATGTTGTGAAACTTAAGTTGACGGGAGCTTGTGCATCTTGTTCGATGAGTATCATGACATTTAAAGCAGGATTAGAGCAGGCGATCAAAAAGGCAGTTCCTGAGATCACTTCGGTTGAAGCTCTGAATATTACAAGTGCGGATGACCCGAATGCAACTATTCCTTCTCCAAAGGTTTTGTAG
- a CDS encoding dipeptidase, with the protein MFIFDAHLDLSMNAMEWNRDLRNNVHTLRQLEQGMDDKPDRGRATVSFPDLRKGNIGIVVATQIARFVKPDSLIPGWNSQQQAWAQTQAQISWYKCMEEAGEMVSITDVQSLQQHIALWNNGTPNDKKPIGYILSLEGADSIVDISYVERAYNYGLRAIGPAHYGPGCYANGTDSTGVIGKRGIELLKEMERLHIILDATHLCDDAFWQALDNYSGPVWASHNNCRSLVNHNRQYDDAQIKELIAHGAVIGGALDAWMLVPDWKRGLSTPLSMQCNLETVFKHMDHICQLAGNTFHIGIGSDLDGAFGTEQCPYDLDTIADLQKLVLIFRDHGYSEEDLKNIFHQNWINFLMKNWN; encoded by the coding sequence ATGTTCATATTTGATGCACACCTGGATCTTAGCATGAATGCTATGGAATGGAACCGGGATCTTAGAAACAATGTACACACTCTGCGCCAATTAGAGCAAGGGATGGATGATAAGCCAGACAGAGGACGGGCTACAGTATCCTTTCCCGACCTGCGGAAAGGAAATATAGGTATTGTAGTAGCAACTCAAATTGCACGATTTGTAAAACCAGATAGCCTAATTCCTGGATGGAATTCTCAACAACAGGCATGGGCACAGACGCAGGCGCAGATCTCCTGGTACAAATGTATGGAGGAAGCTGGTGAAATGGTCTCTATTACAGATGTACAATCTTTACAACAGCATATCGCATTATGGAATAATGGAACACCGAATGACAAAAAACCTATCGGCTATATACTAAGTTTAGAAGGAGCAGATTCTATTGTGGATATCTCATATGTAGAAAGAGCATATAATTATGGATTACGTGCCATCGGCCCGGCACATTACGGCCCCGGGTGCTATGCCAACGGAACTGACTCTACCGGAGTAATAGGTAAGAGAGGAATAGAACTATTAAAAGAAATGGAGCGACTCCATATTATTCTGGATGCAACTCATTTATGTGACGATGCCTTTTGGCAGGCTTTAGATAATTATAGCGGTCCTGTATGGGCAAGTCATAATAATTGCCGAAGTTTAGTAAATCATAATAGACAATATGATGATGCACAAATTAAAGAGCTTATAGCTCATGGCGCCGTTATCGGAGGAGCACTAGACGCCTGGATGTTAGTTCCGGACTGGAAAAGAGGCCTTTCTACTCCTCTGAGTATGCAATGTAACCTGGAAACTGTTTTTAAGCACATGGATCATATCTGTCAACTTGCCGGAAATACTTTTCATATTGGTATTGGATCCGACCTTGATGGTGCTTTCGGAACAGAACAATGTCCTTATGATTTGGATACAATAGCCGACTTACAGAAATTAGTATTAATATTCAGAGATCACGGCTACTCAGAAGAAGACCTGAAAAATATCTTCCATCAAAACTGGATTAATTTTCTGATGAAGAACTGGAATTAA
- a CDS encoding D-TA family PLP-dependent enzyme codes for MQQKWWEINPKTLADTPFLALYSDRISQNIKQLIAAVNGDVSKLRPHVKTHKLGEILELFKVYGINKVKCATVSEAELCAMHGIKNILLAYQPVGQVKQNRWLTLIKKYPEILFSTIVDNLEVTNELSKLGQSKNEIFSIYLDINTGMNRTGVEFKSNWDDLLFQIHELPNIQHLGLHIYDGHLHGTENERTHFASEAFSLIKEKLHTVEQKLNTKMKIVAGGSGTFPFYATAENVECSPGTFVFWDINYQINLPEQNFLAALLVVGTVVSKPTENTLCIDIGYKAVASENSLDKRLVILNDTNLVPVSQSEEHLVVENKGNQQYRLGDIIYAIPYHVCPTCALHDTVYVVNSQQAIQEQWTVLARKRKITI; via the coding sequence ATGCAACAAAAATGGTGGGAGATAAATCCTAAAACTCTGGCAGATACGCCATTCCTGGCACTCTATTCTGATCGAATCAGCCAGAATATCAAGCAACTAATTGCTGCTGTAAACGGAGATGTATCAAAACTGAGACCGCATGTGAAGACACATAAATTAGGCGAGATCCTGGAATTATTCAAAGTTTACGGAATTAATAAAGTGAAATGTGCAACTGTCTCAGAGGCCGAACTATGTGCCATGCATGGCATCAAAAACATATTATTAGCATATCAGCCTGTGGGACAGGTAAAACAAAATCGCTGGCTGACATTGATTAAAAAGTATCCGGAAATTTTATTTTCCACCATTGTAGATAATTTAGAAGTCACAAACGAGCTTTCTAAGCTGGGTCAGAGTAAGAATGAGATTTTTAGTATATATCTTGATATCAATACCGGCATGAACCGAACAGGTGTGGAGTTTAAAAGTAACTGGGATGATCTGCTTTTCCAGATCCATGAACTCCCTAATATTCAACATTTAGGACTTCATATCTACGATGGACATTTACACGGCACCGAAAATGAAAGAACACACTTTGCTTCTGAAGCATTTTCTTTGATTAAAGAGAAGCTTCACACTGTCGAACAGAAGCTGAATACTAAAATGAAGATTGTCGCTGGTGGCTCAGGAACTTTTCCATTTTACGCCACTGCGGAAAATGTTGAATGTAGCCCCGGCACCTTTGTATTTTGGGACATAAATTATCAGATCAATTTACCAGAGCAAAACTTTTTAGCTGCACTCTTGGTAGTAGGCACAGTTGTATCTAAACCGACAGAAAATACTTTATGTATTGATATCGGGTATAAAGCAGTAGCTTCAGAAAATTCTCTTGATAAGCGTCTGGTAATTCTTAATGACACGAACCTTGTCCCTGTTTCGCAATCAGAAGAACACCTTGTTGTTGAAAACAAAGGAAATCAACAATATAGGTTAGGAGATATAATCTATGCTATACCCTATCATGTATGTCCCACCTGTGCTTTACATGACACCGTTTACGTAGTCAATTCTCAACAAGCTATACAAGAGCAATGGACTGTCCTTGCCCGTAAAAGAAAAATCACTATTTAA
- a CDS encoding RidA family protein — translation MNNLLPQEKFETLGLSLPPAPEPLGIYKPFLVDGKYLYLSGHGPVQDDKSLIIGRIGEDMDIEKGKLAARQVGLTMLSTIVTNFNSLNAVKRVVKVFGMVNCTSDFLRHPYVINGCSELFAEVWGKENGIGVRSAVGMGSLPDNIPVEVEAIFELY, via the coding sequence ATGAATAATCTATTGCCACAAGAAAAATTTGAAACACTTGGACTTTCTCTGCCCCCTGCTCCTGAGCCTTTAGGTATATATAAGCCTTTTTTGGTAGATGGTAAATATCTGTATTTATCAGGACATGGTCCCGTACAGGATGACAAATCACTTATTATCGGAAGGATTGGAGAAGATATGGATATAGAGAAAGGAAAGCTTGCCGCAAGACAGGTCGGACTAACCATGCTGTCCACTATTGTTACGAACTTTAATAGTTTGAACGCAGTAAAACGAGTGGTAAAAGTATTTGGTATGGTCAATTGTACTTCAGATTTCTTAAGACACCCATATGTCATTAATGGGTGTAGTGAACTTTTCGCTGAAGTATGGGGCAAAGAAAACGGTATAGGCGTAAGAAGCGCTGTGGGGATGGGGTCCTTGCCTGATAATATTCCTGTAGAAGTAGAAGCTATCTTCGAATTATATTAA